The nucleotide sequence CTTCTGGCCGCACCCCTTGCACCCGCTCGTGTTGGAGAACGTGAGCGTCTCCTTGCACCGCGGCACGGGGCACCGCGGCTTGCGCTTCCTCGCCGGGTCGCACCGCCGCGACCGCGCGTGCGCCTCCAGCACGGCGGCGTCGTCCCCGCCCCCGTCCCCGGCCCGCCGCTCGATGGCGTCGCCGCAGGCCTCGCAGACGACGACGGTGCGGCCCTggtccgcggcgcgcgcgcagccGTGGTCCCGGTACGTCCGGTGCTCCGCGCAGAACGTCTTGCCGCAGCCGTCGCAGTCGAAGGGGAGGAAGTCGAGCTGGTTGCAGTCCTCCCTGTCGCACTGCGCCCCCAGGTCCGGGAACGCCTCCGTGCCCCGCCGCGCCATGGAAAATCGATCGACGATTTGATCGGTTGCCTTGATgattccttcctcctcctcctcgagagCTCTGAAACGATTCGCGTTGACGAGCGTGGATTTATAGAGGCGGGGGTTTGCCGTTTCCGATTCCGACGCGGTTTGCCTTTCTTTTCCGGCAAGAAGGTTGGGGGCAGTTTGGTCCGGATTGGAATAGTCCGGTCTGCTCTGGAGGCGCCTTTACTTAGCGAAGGCGGTTTTGGGTTTCGGTTAGTTTAGTT is from Oryza sativa Japonica Group chromosome 9, ASM3414082v1 and encodes:
- the LOC4346945 gene encoding zinc finger AN1 domain-containing stress-associated protein 17 — translated: MARRGTEAFPDLGAQCDREDCNQLDFLPFDCDGCGKTFCAEHRTYRDHGCARAADQGRTVVVCEACGDAIERRAGDGGGDDAAVLEAHARSRRCDPARKRKPRCPVPRCKETLTFSNTSGCKGCGQKVCLKHRFPADHACAGAGAGAASKAAGAAAAARSAGQCGRDAQKKEGGGWKLPQSVRNMKIF